One genomic segment of Candidatus Eisenbacteria bacterium includes these proteins:
- a CDS encoding trypsin-like peptidase domain-containing protein, giving the protein MSDRETKSRAGRGGTLATFGAGVLLGLLVLAGLIVGSPKRRSLADTEKPVAMAPAPDAAKSSPAAPAGANPARLDESRRTAIVEAAERVGPSVVTLSVVQTRVVQTAPVPFGSDFFEPFFRDMIPQYRYREQIPSMGSGFIISKDGYVLTNEHVVQGASKITVILPDGRSFAGKLVGAHREYDLAIVKIEGKNLPAAPLGNSTDLLVGEWAIAIGNPFGFLLNDTQPTVTAGVISATRRDIKATSQSAGIYKNMIQTDAAINPGNSGGPLVNARGEVIGVNTFIFTKSGGSEGIGFAIPIDATKRVVDEIIRYGKVRNVWIGVSTWELTPYIAERLQTADRNGLYVAEVERRSPADKAGVKVGDIIRKVNGTPVRDGNEAYRVIFGASVGDTIALTLERDGKLHTVKLLLEESPEG; this is encoded by the coding sequence GTGTCTGATCGAGAAACCAAGTCGCGCGCCGGTCGCGGGGGAACCCTCGCCACCTTCGGCGCCGGAGTCCTCCTGGGACTCCTCGTGCTCGCGGGCCTGATCGTGGGCTCGCCCAAGAGGCGCTCGCTCGCCGACACCGAGAAGCCCGTGGCCATGGCGCCGGCGCCCGATGCGGCGAAGTCGTCCCCGGCCGCTCCGGCCGGGGCGAATCCGGCCCGGCTGGACGAGTCGCGCCGCACGGCCATCGTGGAAGCCGCCGAGCGCGTCGGACCGTCCGTCGTGACGCTGAGCGTCGTGCAGACGCGTGTGGTCCAGACCGCGCCCGTCCCCTTCGGGAGCGACTTCTTCGAGCCCTTCTTCCGCGACATGATCCCGCAGTACCGCTACCGCGAGCAGATCCCGAGCATGGGCTCGGGCTTCATCATCTCGAAGGACGGCTATGTGCTCACGAACGAGCACGTGGTGCAGGGCGCGAGCAAGATCACCGTGATCCTTCCCGACGGCCGCTCCTTCGCCGGGAAGCTCGTCGGCGCGCACCGGGAGTACGACCTCGCGATCGTGAAGATCGAAGGGAAGAACCTTCCGGCGGCGCCGCTCGGGAACTCGACCGACCTCCTCGTGGGCGAGTGGGCCATCGCGATCGGGAACCCGTTCGGATTCCTCCTGAACGACACGCAGCCGACCGTCACGGCGGGAGTGATCAGCGCGACCCGGCGCGACATCAAGGCGACCTCGCAGAGCGCGGGGATCTACAAGAACATGATCCAGACCGACGCGGCGATCAACCCGGGGAACTCGGGCGGCCCGCTCGTGAACGCGCGGGGCGAGGTGATCGGCGTGAACACGTTCATCTTCACGAAGAGCGGCGGCTCGGAAGGGATCGGCTTCGCCATCCCGATCGACGCCACGAAGCGCGTGGTGGACGAGATCATCCGCTACGGCAAGGTGCGGAACGTCTGGATCGGCGTGAGCACGTGGGAGCTGACGCCCTACATCGCCGAGCGGCTCCAGACCGCCGACCGGAACGGCCTCTACGTGGCCGAGGTCGAGCGGCGAAGCCCCGCGGACAAGGCGGGCGTGAAGGTCGGCGACATCATCCGGAAGGTGAACGGGACCCCCGTCCGCGACGGGAACGAGGCGTACCGGGTCATCTTCGGAGCGAGCGTGGGGGACACGATCGCCCTGACCCTGGAACGCGACGGGAAGCTGCACACGGTGAAGCTCCTGCTCGAGGAATCTCCCGAGGGATGA
- the truA gene encoding tRNA pseudouridine(38-40) synthase TruA, producing MASDHPVAGEPGLRSFRLALEYDGTDFHGWQVQRAHRSVQGDLEDALRKLSKGPVRATGAGRTDAGCHAAGQVASVTLMTRLHAERLRIALNALLPRDVRVIEAAETDPGFHARFDAMRRAYRYLIAPGPAAILRRMVWVRPVKAGVAVLNEASRPLLGTHDFTSFSKRGTENDGPECRVTRARWSGRGGRIRFDIESDRFLYSMVRRIVSTVVRAAEDGGGARAIRRVLEAKDRGAAAPPAPAHGLYLMRVRYPKVGWIPKEPMDVRV from the coding sequence GTGGCCTCTGACCACCCGGTGGCGGGTGAACCGGGCCTCAGGTCGTTCCGTCTCGCCTTGGAGTACGACGGGACGGATTTCCACGGCTGGCAGGTACAGCGTGCGCATCGAAGCGTGCAGGGGGACCTCGAGGATGCGCTCCGGAAACTCTCCAAGGGTCCGGTCCGGGCGACCGGGGCGGGCCGCACGGACGCGGGGTGCCATGCGGCGGGTCAGGTGGCCAGCGTGACCCTGATGACGCGGCTCCATGCCGAGCGCCTGAGGATCGCGCTCAACGCGCTCCTTCCGCGCGACGTGCGCGTGATCGAGGCCGCCGAGACGGATCCGGGGTTCCACGCGCGATTCGACGCGATGAGGCGCGCGTACCGGTACCTCATCGCGCCGGGACCGGCGGCGATCCTGCGCCGCATGGTGTGGGTGCGTCCGGTGAAGGCGGGTGTTGCCGTGCTGAACGAGGCGTCGCGGCCGCTTCTCGGGACGCACGACTTCACCTCGTTCTCGAAGCGCGGGACGGAGAACGACGGTCCGGAGTGCCGCGTGACGCGCGCGCGGTGGAGCGGGCGCGGCGGCAGGATCCGCTTCGACATCGAGTCGGATCGCTTTCTCTACTCGATGGTGCGGCGCATCGTGTCGACCGTGGTGCGCGCGGCCGAGGACGGCGGCGGCGCCCGCGCCATTCGCCGCGTGCTGGAAGCGAAGGACCGCGGCGCGGCGGCGCCGCCCGCGCCGGCGCACGGGCTCTACCTGATGCGCGTCCGCTATCCGAAGGTGGGCTGGATTCCGAAGGAGCCGATGGATGTCCGTGTCTGA